The Candidatus Atribacteria bacterium ADurb.Bin276 genome has a window encoding:
- the iolE_4 gene encoding Inosose dehydratase has protein sequence MGLEIHGDVLKNGEAAKKIMETINHPAIGINYDTGNCIFYGDSLPEEDIVHCLPWIIHIHLKDKIGGYKVWNFPTLGEGMVNFKKIFSILKEKQVDVPMSVEIEYSGSFEHPVTYVDECVKKSYDYLQKVIV, from the coding sequence GTGGGGCTTGAGATCCACGGTGATGTTCTTAAAAATGGAGAAGCAGCTAAGAAAATCATGGAAACAATTAATCATCCAGCCATAGGAATCAATTATGATACTGGGAATTGCATTTTTTATGGTGATAGTTTGCCAGAGGAAGATATTGTTCATTGTCTTCCCTGGATTATTCATATCCATCTAAAGGATAAGATAGGTGGCTATAAAGTATGGAACTTTCCAACGTTAGGCGAGGGAATGGTTAATTTTAAAAAGATTTTCAGCATCCTTAAGGAGAAACAAGTTGATGTACCAATGAGCGTAGAAATTGAATACAGCGGCTCATTTGAACATCCAGTTACTTATGTTGATGAATGCGTTAAAAAATCCTATGATTATCTTCAAAAAGTTA